CTGGTCGAGCGGCAAGCAGTCAGGAATGTGAGCGGGGAGTGCATCGTGGTCGAGAGTTATACTGCCGGCGAGCGCAGCGTCGGGGTAGTTGCCTCGTCGATGTGGCCAGCTGCGATTGTATATCGGGATTGTCGAGCGGCATTATGGAAGTAAACCGTCCTGAATAAGTATGATTAATTGTGAACTTATCAGTAGGGTTAATTGTCTTTGTCACCAGTAACGTCGTTAACCTAGTTCCCGAGATTGAATTGGATAGGTATACTTGATTTGTTGTGTCATTATGTAACCGATAATGTAACAAGTATAAAATTTAAATTCATTCAAAATGCTCAGGGATCAAGTTGTATGGGTGATCGGGAGATCGATCAACAGTTAGTAGAAAGAGTTCAAGCCGGGGATAAGCATGCATTTGATCTACTAGTTATTAAGTATCAACGTAAGCTCGCACGTTTATTGTCGCAATTTATACGTGATTCGGCCGAAGTTGAGGACGTTACACAAGAAGCTTTTATAAAAGCCTATAGAGCGTTACCCTCATTTCGTGGTGATAGTGCTTTTTATACCTGGCTATATCGGATTGGCATTAATACCGCCAAGAATTTTCTAGTATCTCAAGGTCGTAAATTGCCAACCTTGCAAGGTTTTGAGAACGAGGACGGTGATGACTTCGAGGATAGCGGTTTATTAAAGGAAATGAATACTCCTGAAAGTGAACTGATGAGCCAACAGATTGCTCAAACAGTTAATCAGACTTTAGATTCATTGCCTGAGGAGTTAAGAACCGCGATTGTCTTAAGAGAGATTGATGGGTTAAGTTATGAAGAAATTGCAAATATTATGAATTGTCCCATTGGGACCGTACGTTCGCGCATTTTTCGTGCGCGAGAAGCGATATCTGAACAATTGCGTCCTTTGCTGGGGACAAGTAAAGACAAGAGGTGGTAAGGTGAAAAATAAGTTATCTTCATTTATGGATGGTGAGCTTGAACAGAAGGATATATCAAATGTTATTACTGCGATCAAAGAAGAAGGTGAATTGTATGAGCAGTGGAAAATTTATCATTTAATTGGAGATTCACTGCGGCAATCATCACGACTATCGATGAATATTTCTCCTAGCGTCAGTAAGAAATTAAAATCCGAGCCCACCGTTT
This is a stretch of genomic DNA from Nitrosomonas sp. sh817. It encodes these proteins:
- the rpoE gene encoding RNA polymerase sigma factor RpoE encodes the protein MGDREIDQQLVERVQAGDKHAFDLLVIKYQRKLARLLSQFIRDSAEVEDVTQEAFIKAYRALPSFRGDSAFYTWLYRIGINTAKNFLVSQGRKLPTLQGFENEDGDDFEDSGLLKEMNTPESELMSQQIAQTVNQTLDSLPEELRTAIVLREIDGLSYEEIANIMNCPIGTVRSRIFRAREAISEQLRPLLGTSKDKRW